The Vibrio splendidus genome has a window encoding:
- the thiM gene encoding hydroxyethylthiazole kinase: protein MLTEQIIQSLRAVREQKPLVVNITNYVVMNNTANALLAIGASPIMAHSQQELAEMMSFSGALVINIGTLDSVWTPRMRFAVEQANANNKVVVLDPVGCGASTLRTETSREIARLADKLIIRGNASEIIALAGEQAQSKGVDALDSSDAALGAAQCLVAEYGANVVISGETDYVVTKDSVVTLNNGHPMMPYVTGMGCTLTALTGAFAAVGDDSGLAAAAVLGVVGEIAAENSRGPGSLQMNLLDELYQLDEETLIQRLKIQ, encoded by the coding sequence ATGCTAACTGAACAAATCATCCAATCGTTGCGCGCAGTACGAGAGCAAAAGCCACTGGTTGTGAACATCACTAACTACGTTGTGATGAACAATACGGCCAATGCGTTATTAGCGATTGGCGCTTCGCCTATCATGGCGCACTCACAACAAGAACTGGCTGAGATGATGTCTTTCTCTGGCGCGCTTGTGATTAACATTGGCACGTTAGACAGTGTTTGGACGCCGAGAATGCGCTTTGCTGTTGAGCAAGCGAACGCGAACAACAAGGTTGTGGTGCTTGACCCTGTGGGTTGTGGCGCAAGTACACTGCGTACCGAGACTTCTCGTGAAATTGCACGTTTAGCGGATAAATTGATCATTCGTGGTAATGCGTCTGAGATTATCGCGCTAGCGGGTGAGCAAGCACAGAGCAAAGGCGTTGATGCACTAGATAGCAGTGATGCCGCATTAGGCGCAGCGCAATGCTTAGTCGCTGAATACGGTGCGAATGTGGTGATTTCTGGCGAGACAGATTACGTTGTCACTAAAGACAGTGTTGTGACGTTAAACAATGGCCACCCAATGATGCCGTATGTGACGGGCATGGGTTGTACTCTTACTGCATTAACGGGAGCTTTCGCTGCAGTCGGTGATGATAGTGGTTTGGCTGCTGCAGCTGTGTTGGGTGTGGTTGGTGAAATCGCCGCTGAGAACTCACGCGGCCCAGGTAGTTTGCAAATGAACTTGCTTGATGAGTTGTATCAATTGGACGAAGAGACGTTGATCCAACGTTTGAAGATTCAGTAG
- a CDS encoding methyl-accepting chemotaxis protein, with the protein MRHLSIALKIKLGYAICLLFFVISGFVSYKGIQTLSNGFSQYSELSQKATLSSNIQVHFLQMRLASERYLESLDEQYETNYQSSKLAIDELLYNLIQSTTKTDSLASLQLVQDSVAAFDVAYGSMKQSELLIDQLVNVEMVQRETNALKAAQSLLYESYNNNDPNASLYAGMLMENFLAAKITVLSYSNNNDLKTYEAGKDIFEYALPGIEGDIESLKSSPYQSELIEDFSNQREAYAKGFEQVHQQMLENTQRTASLASIGDSLAIAVADAQSILEQQKQALTPVLQASEKRSVQIIILLTGVALVIGMTSAVLVTRSITKGIAQVKQITNELSQGNLNVEVNIESKNEIGELLTNMEITIESLRDIVGQVNRSSVRIGEMSESLNQVTNNSSTNATQLNSEMINISSAVDQLASSTSEIAASANHASQVANQATENVAMGLKEVDKTLHEIGSADESMQVSSQKVTDLHKESMNIGAILEVIKGVSEQTNLLALNAAIEAARAGEQGRGFAVVADEVRTLAKRTQDSASQIDELITSLQRGAKDALESIKESHSTVSDASTQAQQASQNLHVINQHIQDLNQANSQIAVSVDEQDCLTKSLGENAQGANTIAQSNQESVSSISGAASDLTEVAHHLESQVNRFRT; encoded by the coding sequence ATGCGCCACCTTTCTATAGCGCTCAAGATCAAGCTGGGTTATGCCATCTGCTTGCTCTTTTTCGTCATTTCAGGCTTTGTGAGTTACAAAGGTATCCAAACCTTGTCGAACGGCTTTAGCCAATACAGTGAGCTCAGCCAAAAAGCGACATTATCAAGCAACATTCAAGTGCACTTTCTTCAGATGCGTTTAGCTTCTGAACGTTACTTAGAGTCATTGGATGAACAGTACGAAACGAATTATCAATCAAGCAAACTTGCGATTGATGAACTGCTCTACAACTTAATCCAATCCACCACCAAAACCGATAGCCTAGCTAGCCTGCAATTAGTGCAAGACAGTGTGGCGGCGTTTGATGTGGCTTATGGTTCAATGAAACAGAGTGAGCTTCTCATAGACCAACTGGTCAACGTTGAGATGGTCCAACGAGAAACCAACGCACTGAAAGCGGCTCAGAGTTTGTTGTATGAGTCATACAATAACAATGATCCTAACGCGAGCTTATACGCGGGCATGTTGATGGAGAATTTCCTCGCAGCCAAGATCACCGTACTCAGTTATTCAAACAACAATGACCTCAAAACCTATGAAGCGGGTAAAGATATCTTTGAATACGCGCTACCAGGTATTGAAGGCGATATTGAATCTCTCAAATCATCGCCTTATCAAAGTGAGCTGATTGAAGACTTCTCAAACCAACGTGAAGCGTATGCAAAAGGCTTTGAGCAAGTTCATCAACAGATGCTTGAGAACACTCAAAGAACCGCTAGCCTTGCCTCTATTGGTGACAGCTTAGCTATCGCGGTAGCGGATGCTCAAAGTATTCTCGAGCAGCAGAAACAAGCACTCACGCCAGTACTGCAAGCCAGTGAAAAACGTTCAGTTCAAATCATCATCTTGCTAACGGGTGTCGCTTTAGTTATTGGCATGACGAGCGCTGTGTTGGTGACTCGCTCTATCACCAAAGGCATCGCACAAGTTAAACAGATCACCAATGAGCTTTCTCAGGGCAACCTGAATGTGGAAGTGAACATTGAGAGCAAAAATGAGATTGGTGAACTGCTGACTAATATGGAGATCACCATTGAATCTCTGCGCGATATTGTTGGCCAAGTGAACCGCTCTAGCGTGCGTATTGGTGAGATGTCGGAGTCACTCAATCAGGTGACAAACAACAGCTCGACCAACGCAACACAATTGAACAGTGAGATGATCAATATCTCTTCTGCCGTTGATCAATTGGCTTCGAGCACATCAGAAATTGCGGCAAGTGCTAACCACGCGTCTCAAGTTGCAAACCAAGCAACCGAGAATGTCGCGATGGGACTCAAAGAAGTAGACAAAACACTGCATGAAATTGGCAGCGCCGATGAAAGCATGCAGGTCAGCAGCCAGAAAGTGACGGACCTACACAAAGAGTCGATGAACATTGGCGCCATTCTTGAAGTAATCAAAGGCGTTTCTGAGCAAACCAACCTGTTGGCATTGAATGCGGCTATCGAAGCCGCGCGCGCAGGTGAACAAGGTCGCGGATTTGCTGTCGTAGCCGATGAAGTAAGAACGCTCGCTAAACGTACTCAAGACTCTGCAAGCCAGATTGATGAGCTCATCACCTCGCTACAGCGTGGCGCTAAAGATGCGTTAGAGTCGATCAAAGAGAGCCACAGCACGGTTTCAGATGCTTCAACTCAGGCACAACAAGCCTCTCAGAACCTGCATGTGATTAACCAACACATCCAAGATTTGAATCAGGCCAACAGCCAGATCGCAGTATCTGTTGACGAGCAAGATTGCTTGACCAAGTCACTGGGTGAAAATGCGCAAGGTGCAAACACCATCGCGCAAAGTAACCAAGAGTCAGTCAGCAGCATTTCAGGTGCAGCGAGCGACTTAACCGAAGTTGCTCACCACTTAGAAAGCCAAGTGAATCGATTTAGAACCTAA
- a CDS encoding ABC transporter substrate-binding protein: MKNTKLIGAVALLASLVSGHALADSEQKKLTLMLDWFVNPNHGPIVIAQERGYFADQGLDIEIQEPADPSTPAKLVAAGKVDLAVTYQPSLIMDVAAGLPLVRASTLIATPLNTLMVLDNGKNDSLADLKGKKIGIAIAGNEEATIGTMLAQENVAFTDVQTINVGWALSSSLASGKVDAIWGGLRNFETNQLALEGFKAKAFFPEEHGVPAYDELIFVANAKQHDDEAIKAFNKALEQATTYIVNHPQESWSEFVAYSPDTLNNELNQRAWNDTLTRFALRPSAVDLKRYDNYAQFMFDKGIIKSLPKAADYVPTFD, encoded by the coding sequence GTGAAAAATACAAAATTGATAGGTGCAGTGGCACTGCTTGCTTCATTGGTTTCAGGTCATGCTCTAGCGGACTCTGAACAAAAGAAACTGACATTGATGTTGGATTGGTTTGTGAACCCGAACCATGGCCCGATTGTGATCGCTCAAGAGCGCGGCTACTTTGCTGACCAAGGCTTAGACATTGAAATTCAAGAACCCGCAGACCCAAGCACGCCGGCAAAATTGGTCGCGGCAGGTAAGGTCGATTTAGCGGTAACTTACCAACCAAGTTTAATCATGGATGTGGCAGCGGGTCTTCCTTTAGTTCGTGCATCAACCCTTATCGCGACGCCACTGAACACACTAATGGTTCTGGATAACGGCAAGAACGATTCACTAGCGGATCTGAAAGGCAAGAAGATCGGTATTGCGATCGCAGGAAACGAAGAAGCAACAATTGGCACCATGTTAGCGCAAGAAAATGTTGCGTTTACCGACGTGCAAACCATCAATGTCGGTTGGGCACTGTCGTCTTCATTGGCATCAGGCAAGGTAGATGCAATTTGGGGTGGCCTACGTAACTTCGAAACCAACCAGCTAGCCCTTGAAGGCTTTAAAGCAAAAGCGTTCTTCCCAGAAGAGCACGGTGTGCCAGCTTACGATGAGCTTATTTTTGTTGCGAACGCAAAGCAGCACGATGATGAAGCGATCAAAGCGTTCAATAAAGCATTGGAACAAGCAACGACTTACATCGTGAACCACCCACAAGAGTCATGGAGCGAGTTTGTTGCGTATTCACCAGATACGTTGAACAACGAGCTTAACCAACGCGCATGGAACGACACGCTGACTCGTTTTGCGCTTCGCCCTTCTGCTGTTGACCTAAAACGTTACGACAATTACGCACAGTTCATGTTCGACAAAGGCATTATCAAATCACTACCAAAAGCCGCTGACTACGTACCGACTTTTGACTAA
- a CDS encoding ABC transporter permease, with protein MNDLTRSETVAHSTNAQTTITRPRQMNPVMRLLISSAVILGLWQMVVVIFEMPSFILPAPAEVFIKLFERYDVLLKHTWVTAQEILLGLLLGLSMGLFFALQMLMFEPLKRWLLPILIASQAIPVFAIAPVLMLWLGYGIASKVVMAAIIIFFPVTTCCYDGLRNTPTGYLDLAKTMGASKWQLLRYIQLPAALPTLASGIRVAVVIAPIGAVVGEWVGSSEGLGYLMLQANARMIIDEMFAALFILAVLSISLYFVTDKLLKKAIPWENQ; from the coding sequence ATGAATGATCTAACGCGAAGCGAAACTGTGGCTCATTCAACTAACGCACAGACTACCATTACACGCCCTCGTCAGATGAATCCCGTTATGCGTTTGCTTATCAGCAGTGCTGTGATTCTCGGTTTATGGCAAATGGTGGTCGTTATCTTCGAGATGCCGAGCTTCATTCTGCCAGCGCCTGCAGAAGTCTTTATTAAACTATTCGAACGCTACGATGTATTGCTCAAACACACTTGGGTGACTGCGCAAGAGATCTTACTTGGCTTGCTACTTGGTTTGTCGATGGGGCTATTTTTCGCCCTGCAGATGTTGATGTTCGAACCACTAAAACGCTGGCTGTTACCTATCTTAATCGCTAGCCAAGCGATCCCTGTGTTTGCGATTGCTCCAGTATTGATGTTGTGGCTTGGTTATGGCATCGCCTCAAAAGTGGTGATGGCAGCGATCATTATCTTCTTCCCTGTAACCACTTGTTGTTATGACGGCCTACGCAATACACCGACAGGCTATCTCGATCTTGCCAAAACGATGGGTGCATCGAAATGGCAATTGTTGCGTTATATCCAATTGCCTGCTGCATTGCCAACACTGGCGTCTGGTATTCGTGTGGCGGTGGTTATTGCCCCAATTGGCGCGGTCGTCGGGGAGTGGGTGGGTTCGAGTGAAGGGCTGGGTTATCTAATGCTACAGGCCAACGCGCGCATGATCATCGATGAGATGTTTGCGGCCTTGTTTATCTTGGCGGTGCTGTCTATCTCGCTCTACTTCGTTACAGATAAATTACTCAAAAAAGCTATTCCTTGGGAGAACCAATGA
- the tenA gene encoding thiaminase II has protein sequence MKYQDLIQACQQDWQEYTEHAFVKTLANGTLAQPCFLHYLKQDFLFLKQYARAYALAIYKAKTLADMRRALPSVHALLDSEISHHVTYCGQWGLTESDLENEPEDFGTVAYTRYVLDAGMTGDLVDLYAALAPCSIGYAVIGKALLESSDTVLEGNPYTSWLQLYGGEEFQSGVATGAEYFNQLLAEIDINSERGQNIVHIFKTATRMEVAFWQQGLNALNDSTSA, from the coding sequence ATGAAATACCAAGACTTAATCCAAGCCTGTCAGCAAGATTGGCAAGAGTACACTGAGCACGCTTTTGTTAAAACGCTGGCAAACGGCACTCTTGCTCAGCCATGTTTTCTGCATTATTTGAAACAAGATTTTCTGTTCTTGAAGCAATATGCTCGCGCTTATGCGTTGGCGATTTACAAGGCGAAAACCTTGGCTGATATGCGTCGTGCACTGCCAAGTGTTCATGCTCTGCTAGATTCTGAAATCTCTCACCACGTGACTTACTGTGGTCAGTGGGGTTTAACCGAATCTGACCTAGAAAACGAACCGGAAGATTTCGGTACAGTTGCTTACACGCGCTACGTTCTGGATGCAGGCATGACGGGTGATCTTGTCGATCTTTATGCGGCACTGGCTCCGTGTTCCATTGGTTACGCTGTGATCGGTAAAGCGTTGTTAGAAAGCAGCGATACTGTTTTAGAAGGCAACCCATACACGAGCTGGCTTCAGCTTTACGGCGGAGAAGAGTTCCAGTCTGGCGTAGCAACGGGCGCAGAATACTTCAATCAACTGCTTGCTGAAATTGATATCAACAGCGAGCGCGGTCAGAACATCGTTCATATCTTCAAAACCGCAACGCGTATGGAAGTGGCTTTTTGGCAGCAAGGGCTGAATGCACTTAATGACTCAACTTCGGCTTAA